From a region of the Streptomyces caniferus genome:
- a CDS encoding alpha/beta fold hydrolase, translating into METNETGLPLVFVHGTRVSGTMWRPLIHAIGDRHPTAAPDLPGHGARRGEPFSIPGAVEAVAEAVDELGGRALLVGLSLGGYVTLATAAAHPDRVLGAVAMGCTTLPRGLFGAVYRGAARLAAGHPREANRLSAFAFRRALPRTHARAMVSGGLSCEITPSVVRSVQEMEPLAALSAYPGPVWLVNGERDHFRRDERLFLRACRDGRLIVRPGCGHLTSLTDTTELTRHVLDAAVVVTARTYGASTPEETQ; encoded by the coding sequence ATGGAGACCAACGAAACCGGTCTGCCCCTCGTCTTCGTGCACGGCACGCGGGTGAGCGGCACGATGTGGCGACCCCTGATCCACGCCATCGGAGACCGTCATCCCACGGCGGCGCCCGACCTGCCCGGCCACGGGGCCCGACGAGGCGAGCCGTTCAGCATCCCCGGCGCCGTCGAGGCGGTGGCCGAAGCCGTGGACGAACTCGGCGGCCGGGCCCTGCTCGTGGGCCTGTCCCTGGGCGGCTATGTCACGCTCGCCACCGCCGCCGCCCACCCGGACCGTGTCCTCGGCGCCGTGGCCATGGGCTGTACGACACTCCCGCGCGGGCTGTTCGGCGCCGTCTACCGAGGAGCCGCCCGCCTCGCGGCCGGGCATCCCCGGGAAGCCAACCGGCTCAGCGCGTTCGCGTTCCGCCGCGCACTGCCCCGCACGCACGCCCGAGCCATGGTCTCCGGCGGCCTGAGCTGCGAGATCACTCCGAGCGTCGTCCGGTCCGTGCAGGAGATGGAGCCACTGGCGGCGCTCTCCGCGTATCCGGGCCCGGTCTGGCTGGTGAACGGCGAACGCGACCACTTCCGCCGCGACGAACGCCTCTTCCTGCGCGCCTGCCGCGACGGTCGGCTCATCGTCCGGCCGGGATGCGGACACCTCACCAGCCTCACCGATACGACGGAACTCACCCGCCACGTCCTCGATGCCGCGGTGGTCGTCACGGCCCGGACGTACGGCGCATCGACACCGGAGGAGACGCAGTGA
- the alr gene encoding alanine racemase, which yields MTFGIPREAESVETGHGAAVTAVADVRPPAGSGRTAVGHTPAASTGPAPAGGSAPGRHSGEPHRPGTPHAQARIDLAAIRANVGRLCEVAGSAEVMAVVKADGYGHGMVEAARAALAGGATWIGVAGMREALALRAAGVPGRLLAWLLTPGDDWNAAVASGVELSAGADWAVRAAIRAAHAVGRPARLHLEVETGLGRGGACPGDWPGLLDTAARAEAAGSVHVVGVWSHLARADEPGHPGCDRQVAHFRSAVARARRAGLTPEVLHLSNSAATLTLPEARFDLVRPGLAVYGLSPVPDRAGPAELGLQPAMSLTARLASVKRVPAGHGVSYGHRYRTARETTLGLVPLGYADGVPRHASQAGPVLAASRRHTVAGTVCMDQFVLDLGDVPAAPGDEVVLFGPGDRGEPGAQDWARAAHTISHEIVTRIGARVPRTYTGGTVSGAR from the coding sequence ATGACATTCGGCATTCCCCGCGAGGCCGAGAGCGTCGAGACGGGACACGGAGCGGCGGTGACCGCCGTGGCGGACGTACGGCCGCCGGCCGGGTCCGGCAGGACGGCCGTGGGGCACACGCCGGCCGCGTCCACTGGGCCGGCCCCGGCCGGCGGATCTGCGCCCGGACGCCACTCCGGGGAGCCGCACCGGCCCGGAACACCGCACGCCCAGGCCCGTATCGATCTCGCGGCGATCCGCGCCAACGTCGGCCGGCTGTGCGAGGTGGCAGGCTCCGCGGAGGTGATGGCCGTGGTCAAGGCGGACGGCTACGGGCACGGCATGGTCGAGGCCGCCCGCGCGGCCCTCGCGGGCGGTGCCACCTGGATCGGCGTCGCCGGAATGCGGGAGGCGTTGGCGCTGCGCGCGGCCGGTGTCCCCGGCCGGCTGCTCGCGTGGCTGCTGACGCCGGGTGACGACTGGAATGCCGCGGTGGCCTCCGGGGTCGAGCTGTCGGCCGGTGCCGACTGGGCGGTACGGGCGGCGATCCGGGCGGCGCACGCCGTGGGCCGCCCGGCACGGCTGCACCTCGAAGTGGAGACCGGGCTCGGGCGCGGCGGCGCCTGCCCGGGCGACTGGCCGGGGCTGCTGGACACCGCGGCGCGCGCCGAAGCAGCCGGTTCCGTTCATGTCGTCGGGGTGTGGTCGCACCTCGCACGGGCCGATGAGCCCGGACACCCCGGCTGCGACCGGCAGGTGGCGCACTTCCGCTCCGCCGTCGCACGCGCCCGGCGGGCCGGGCTCACCCCCGAGGTCCTTCATCTGTCCAACTCGGCCGCCACACTGACCCTTCCGGAGGCCCGCTTCGACCTCGTACGCCCCGGGCTCGCCGTCTACGGACTGAGCCCGGTGCCCGACCGGGCCGGGCCCGCTGAGCTGGGGCTGCAGCCGGCGATGTCCCTCACCGCCCGGCTCGCCTCCGTCAAGCGGGTACCCGCCGGGCACGGCGTCTCCTACGGTCACCGCTATCGCACCGCCCGCGAGACCACGCTCGGCCTGGTCCCCCTCGGCTATGCCGACGGCGTGCCCCGGCATGCGTCACAGGCCGGTCCGGTCCTCGCCGCCAGCCGGCGGCACACGGTGGCGGGCACCGTGTGCATGGACCAGTTCGTCCTCGACCTCGGCGATGTCCCCGCCGCGCCCGGAGACGAGGTCGTGCTCTTCGGGCCCGGCGACCGCGGGGAGCCCGGCGCGCAGGACTGGGCCCGCGCCGCCCACACGATCTCGCACGAGATCGTCACCCGCATCGGGGCCCGTGTGCCGCGCACCTACACCGGCGGCACGGTCTCCGGCGCGCGCTGA
- a CDS encoding non-oxidative hydroxyarylic acid decarboxylases subunit D gives MTDAATCCPRCAHPTLEHLFASPVPGVWDVLQCARCLYCWRTGEPDRRTRRDAYPESFRLTVDDLDHAPEVPVVPPLRPSA, from the coding sequence ATGACCGACGCCGCCACGTGCTGCCCACGCTGCGCGCACCCCACCCTGGAGCATCTCTTCGCCTCGCCCGTCCCCGGTGTCTGGGACGTCCTGCAGTGCGCGCGGTGCCTGTACTGCTGGCGCACCGGCGAACCCGACCGCCGCACCCGGCGCGATGCCTACCCCGAGAGCTTCCGGCTGACCGTCGACGACCTCGACCACGCCCCTGAAGTACCTGTCGTCCCGCCCCTGCGGCCCTCCGCGTGA
- a CDS encoding TetR/AcrR family transcriptional regulator, which translates to MNEERNGIRRSGGPRKSQEIFDATLDLLAEKGYEGLTIEGVAQRSGVNKTTIYRWWPSKGALLGAALVGARQLELTPPDTGSLAGDLEDLLGTITTLLTVRPASDIAVSVLGAATHSPELAAHIKDFFADRIAREQVVFDRAVARGEIGADADPMLLVDLLAGAAWVRVVLRQLPLEEGFVARTVNIVLNGARATG; encoded by the coding sequence ATGAACGAGGAGCGGAACGGGATTCGGCGCAGCGGCGGTCCACGGAAGTCGCAGGAGATCTTCGACGCCACACTGGATCTGCTCGCGGAGAAGGGCTACGAGGGGCTGACCATCGAGGGGGTCGCCCAGCGGTCCGGCGTCAACAAGACGACGATCTACCGCTGGTGGCCGTCCAAGGGGGCCCTCCTGGGCGCCGCACTCGTCGGCGCCCGCCAACTGGAGCTCACACCACCCGACACCGGCAGCCTCGCAGGGGACCTGGAGGACCTGCTGGGCACGATCACGACCCTCCTCACCGTACGGCCGGCCTCCGACATCGCCGTCTCCGTACTGGGCGCCGCCACCCACAGCCCGGAACTCGCCGCGCACATCAAGGACTTCTTCGCCGACCGGATCGCCCGCGAGCAGGTTGTTTTCGACCGGGCCGTCGCGCGCGGCGAAATCGGGGCGGACGCCGACCCGATGCTGCTGGTGGACCTGCTGGCGGGGGCCGCGTGGGTACGTGTCGTACTGCGCCAACTCCCCCTGGAGGAAGGCTTTGTGGCGCGCACGGTGAACATCGTCCTCAACGGGGCGCGCGCCACCGGGTGA
- a CDS encoding cytochrome d ubiquinol oxidase subunit II — protein sequence MIAAVIAVALLLAVAAYACAGGTDYGAGFWDLTAGGAERGRRPRWLIDHAMAPVWEVNNVWLVFIFVIMWTGFPTLFQTVFSAMWLPLALAAIGLVLRGAGFALRKPLRRIAGRRLYGAAFALSSLLTPFFLGAAVGGIASGRAVPGTEASAHAWANPTSILFGLIAIVSTAFLGAVFLAADAARFGAPDLVGYFRRRALGSVVALAVLAAIMLTVTRSDAPHIWHGLTHGVGLGLVILAGVCSLATGWLLLRRSGAWSRITAVGVVAAAVIAWGAAQRPYLIPTSLTVAEGAGAPSSLRWVGLVTLVAVVVVCPAVAFLYWLDTHGELEPLSGADLRETGLRETGPRETDTERAEPGRDQPPVAGHAGTQTPGHGGTPPPGHGGTHDPSRGGATDPNRGEPENPSP from the coding sequence GTGATCGCCGCCGTCATCGCCGTGGCGCTGCTGCTCGCCGTGGCCGCCTACGCCTGCGCCGGCGGCACCGACTACGGGGCCGGGTTCTGGGACCTGACCGCCGGCGGCGCAGAGCGTGGACGGCGGCCCCGGTGGCTCATCGACCATGCCATGGCCCCCGTATGGGAGGTCAACAACGTCTGGCTGGTCTTCATCTTCGTCATCATGTGGACCGGATTCCCGACCCTCTTCCAGACCGTGTTCTCCGCGATGTGGCTCCCCCTGGCCCTGGCCGCCATCGGCCTGGTCCTGCGCGGCGCCGGCTTCGCACTGCGCAAGCCCCTCCGCCGTATCGCCGGGCGACGTCTCTACGGCGCCGCCTTCGCCCTCTCCTCGCTGCTCACCCCGTTCTTCCTCGGCGCGGCCGTCGGCGGGATCGCCTCGGGACGGGCGGTGCCCGGAACGGAGGCGTCGGCGCACGCCTGGGCCAACCCGACCTCCATCCTCTTCGGGCTGATCGCCATCGTGTCGACGGCCTTCCTCGGCGCCGTGTTCCTGGCCGCCGACGCCGCCCGCTTCGGGGCGCCGGACCTCGTCGGCTACTTCCGGCGGCGGGCGCTGGGCAGCGTGGTCGCGCTCGCCGTCCTCGCGGCGATCATGCTGACCGTCACCCGGAGCGACGCCCCGCACATCTGGCACGGCCTCACCCACGGCGTCGGTCTCGGACTCGTCATCCTGGCCGGAGTCTGTTCCCTCGCCACCGGGTGGCTCCTGCTGCGCCGGTCCGGAGCCTGGTCCCGGATCACCGCCGTCGGCGTCGTCGCCGCGGCGGTCATCGCCTGGGGAGCGGCCCAGCGCCCCTATCTCATCCCCACCTCGCTGACCGTGGCCGAGGGAGCCGGCGCCCCCAGCAGCCTGCGATGGGTCGGCCTGGTCACCCTGGTGGCCGTGGTGGTCGTCTGCCCCGCCGTGGCCTTCCTGTACTGGCTGGACACCCACGGCGAGCTGGAACCGCTGTCCGGTGCCGACCTGCGGGAGACCGGCTTGCGGGAGACCGGCCCGCGGGAGACCGACACGGAACGGGCCGAGCCCGGCCGTGACCAACCGCCCGTCGCGGGCCATGCCGGCACGCAGACCCCGGGCCACGGCGGTACGCCGCCCCCGGGCCATGGGGGCACGCATGACCCGAGCCGTGGCGGCGCAACCGATCCGAACCGCGGCGAACCGGAGAACCCGTCGCCCTGA
- a CDS encoding PucR family transcriptional regulator has product MSLQRLLGSVGPAVLSGVCAPGGTAVPVGDVVIAEPDGGVDLRPGDLVLGVNLTDRAQALRLLASCAERSAGALLLKAPAAVDETVVTAASAAGLPLVQVEQQAGWAQVVSLLRAVLDSEGHADSGTQAVGTEAGDLFGLADAIAAVIDAPVTIEDRSSRVLAYSARQERGDEARVATIMGRHVPDDVNAHFRRHGVFHKIAQDTGPIYVPAVVAGTKPRLVVPVHAGGDVLGSIWAIVPGPVPAERAEAFADTAAVAALHLLRRRAGADVERLVLTDMVATVLHGQEGAADAARRLGLTAGPWRVIAVGVRCEDDGEAERQRLTVWERMSRFRGSRLRSPAAVVGGVVYGIVPAETVTGTTDGGAAWLETLRGTTGQPAPLVAVGGLAASVPGLARSREQADDTLDLLRRGLIARDRAVHDEVWATVVLRHVARSAAATRIAGVGPLQQLADHDRAYGTSCVPTLHAWLREMGDPRAAAARLHIHPNTLRHRMRRLQDVVALPLDDPEIRTALLLQLTARQYGMEGSGPESDTGTRSG; this is encoded by the coding sequence ATGAGTCTGCAACGGCTTCTCGGCTCCGTCGGGCCGGCCGTGCTGTCGGGGGTGTGCGCCCCCGGAGGCACCGCGGTCCCGGTGGGCGATGTGGTGATCGCCGAGCCCGACGGCGGTGTCGATCTGCGGCCGGGCGACCTCGTCCTCGGAGTGAACCTCACGGATCGTGCACAGGCCCTGCGGCTGCTGGCGTCGTGCGCCGAGCGGTCGGCGGGCGCTCTGCTGCTCAAGGCCCCGGCGGCGGTCGACGAGACCGTGGTCACCGCCGCGAGCGCCGCGGGACTGCCGTTGGTGCAGGTCGAACAGCAGGCGGGCTGGGCGCAGGTGGTGTCGCTGCTGCGGGCGGTGCTCGACAGCGAGGGCCACGCGGACTCCGGCACACAGGCGGTCGGCACCGAGGCGGGTGACCTCTTCGGGCTGGCCGACGCGATCGCCGCCGTGATCGACGCACCGGTCACCATCGAGGACCGCAGCTCACGTGTCCTTGCCTACTCCGCCCGGCAGGAACGCGGCGACGAGGCGCGCGTCGCCACGATCATGGGACGGCATGTCCCCGACGACGTGAACGCCCACTTCCGTCGGCACGGGGTCTTTCACAAAATCGCCCAGGACACCGGACCCATCTATGTGCCCGCTGTGGTGGCAGGGACCAAGCCCCGGCTGGTGGTGCCGGTGCACGCCGGCGGGGATGTGCTCGGCTCGATCTGGGCGATCGTGCCGGGACCGGTCCCCGCCGAACGGGCCGAGGCCTTCGCCGACACCGCGGCGGTGGCCGCGCTGCATCTGCTGCGCCGACGGGCCGGCGCGGATGTGGAGCGGCTGGTCCTGACCGACATGGTCGCCACGGTGCTGCACGGCCAGGAGGGGGCGGCGGACGCGGCGCGGCGCCTGGGACTCACGGCCGGCCCCTGGCGGGTGATCGCCGTGGGGGTGCGCTGCGAGGACGACGGCGAGGCGGAACGGCAGCGGCTGACCGTATGGGAGCGGATGTCCCGGTTCCGCGGGTCCCGCCTCCGCTCCCCCGCGGCGGTCGTCGGCGGGGTGGTGTACGGGATCGTGCCCGCGGAGACGGTCACCGGGACCACCGACGGTGGGGCCGCCTGGCTGGAGACGCTCCGCGGGACCACCGGGCAGCCCGCTCCGCTGGTCGCGGTCGGCGGGCTCGCGGCGTCGGTCCCCGGGCTCGCCCGCTCGCGCGAGCAGGCCGACGACACCCTCGACCTGCTCCGGAGGGGCCTGATCGCACGCGACCGGGCCGTGCACGACGAGGTGTGGGCCACGGTCGTGCTCCGCCATGTCGCCCGCTCCGCCGCGGCGACACGCATCGCCGGTGTCGGGCCGCTGCAGCAGCTGGCGGACCACGACCGTGCGTACGGCACGAGCTGTGTGCCGACGCTCCATGCCTGGCTGCGGGAGATGGGCGACCCACGGGCCGCCGCGGCCCGGCTGCACATCCACCCCAACACCCTGCGGCACCGGATGCGCCGCCTCCAGGACGTCGTGGCGCTGCCGCTGGACGATCCCGAGATCCGTACGGCGCTGCTGCTCCAGCTCACCGCCCGCCAATACGGCATGGAGGGCAGCGGGCCGGAGTCGGACACCGGGACCCGGTCGGGCTGA
- a CDS encoding endo alpha-1,4 polygalactosaminidase: protein MALGTACSAARIPRPAESGTPAPSGSAAAPTAVRPPTADAVFDYQLGGAYPPPSGVRAVSRDRTAEPAPGLYNVCYVNAFQAQPDATGRWKSRHPELLLRDERGAPVVDKDWDEPLFDISTDAKRRALMDLVGPWIDGCAKAGFDAVEPDNLDSYERSGGKLTSRDAAAFARLLVHRAHQRHLAVAQKNTTDLLPQRRRIGFDFAVVEECARYHECGDFAEAYADKIFVIEYEEKDFTAACRAWGKALSISLRDRDVRAAGTEGHVAKRC from the coding sequence ATGGCGCTCGGTACGGCGTGCTCCGCCGCCCGCATTCCGCGCCCCGCCGAGTCCGGGACACCGGCGCCGTCCGGCTCGGCGGCCGCCCCGACCGCCGTGCGGCCGCCGACGGCCGACGCCGTCTTCGACTATCAGCTCGGCGGTGCCTATCCCCCGCCGTCCGGGGTCCGGGCCGTGTCCCGCGACCGCACGGCCGAGCCCGCCCCCGGTCTCTACAACGTCTGCTACGTCAACGCCTTCCAGGCACAGCCCGACGCGACCGGCCGCTGGAAGAGCCGCCACCCCGAGTTGCTGTTGCGGGACGAGCGAGGGGCGCCCGTCGTCGACAAGGACTGGGACGAGCCGCTGTTCGACATTTCCACCGACGCCAAACGACGGGCGCTGATGGACCTCGTCGGTCCCTGGATCGACGGCTGCGCCAAGGCCGGTTTCGACGCCGTGGAACCCGACAACCTCGACTCCTACGAGCGGTCCGGGGGCAAGCTCACCTCCCGGGATGCCGCGGCCTTCGCCCGGCTCCTGGTCCACCGCGCCCACCAACGCCATCTGGCCGTCGCGCAGAAGAACACCACCGATCTGCTGCCGCAACGCCGCCGCATCGGCTTCGACTTCGCCGTCGTCGAGGAGTGCGCCCGCTACCACGAGTGCGGCGACTTCGCGGAGGCCTACGCCGACAAGATCTTCGTCATCGAATACGAGGAGAAGGACTTCACCGCCGCCTGCCGCGCCTGGGGCAAGGCCCTCTCGATCTCCCTGCGCGACCGCGACGTGCGCGCCGCCGGCACCGAGGGGCATGTCGCGAAGCGTTGCTGA
- a CDS encoding SRPBCC family protein, with protein MTTREWTVEESLEVPLPPHAVYAALADVRRMKDWSPEVIWVWPRGDRFVGVNRKAWWVWFATCRIVVADPGREFAFDNITFGLPVARWGYRLTPTEHGTLITEYWIDHRRQGWRRWTAEMLGLLFTGTPAPRRAAHNRLGMRQTLRRLDAACRAAV; from the coding sequence GTGACCACCCGAGAATGGACCGTGGAGGAATCCTTGGAGGTTCCCCTCCCGCCGCACGCCGTCTACGCGGCCCTGGCGGACGTCCGGCGGATGAAGGACTGGAGCCCCGAGGTCATCTGGGTGTGGCCCCGTGGAGACCGCTTCGTGGGCGTCAACCGCAAGGCCTGGTGGGTGTGGTTCGCCACCTGCCGGATCGTCGTCGCCGACCCCGGCCGCGAGTTCGCCTTCGACAACATCACCTTCGGCCTGCCGGTGGCGCGCTGGGGCTACCGCCTGACCCCGACGGAGCACGGCACGCTGATCACCGAATACTGGATCGACCACCGTCGCCAGGGGTGGCGCCGCTGGACCGCCGAGATGCTCGGCCTCCTCTTCACCGGAACCCCGGCCCCCCGCCGCGCCGCACACAATCGCCTCGGCATGCGGCAGACCCTCCGGCGCCTGGATGCGGCGTGCCGGGCGGCCGTCTGA
- a CDS encoding cytochrome ubiquinol oxidase subunit I, translated as MHTTVTLLADAPAQLLPARQLMAFTLASHIILVPLGVALPLITLVMHHRGLRRNDPVALLLARRWSAVMAVQFAVGVVTGTVLSFEFGLLWPGLMGRWGGVFGIGFGVEAWAFFLEAVLIAIYLYGWRRLKPRTHFLLGLPLPAAALLGAFGILAANAWMNTPQGFTLDAAGKPVDVHIWSAIFTPMFGPQYWHFVVAMLVTAGYVVAGVYAVGWLRGRRDRYHRLGFTVPFTLAAVFTPVQMLLGDSIARSVFRKQPVKFAATEMVWRTDTHVPEYIFGRLHPDGSISGGIKIPQLDSVLAGFRPGTRVTGLTSVPASDRPTATQATLAHWAFDLMAVIGSLLLLLALWYGWCRLRRRRLPRSPWFFRGAACAGVASVVAVECGWITAEVGRQPWIVYQHMRIGEAVTATRSTSLWIMLGLVMAVYVFIFGSLLAVLLKMRTGWRLADARPAAGERHDGPETDTPYGPRAPVPAGDPPSPGGPGAPQDEDGRP; from the coding sequence ATGCACACCACGGTCACCCTGCTGGCGGACGCTCCGGCCCAACTGCTCCCGGCCAGACAGCTGATGGCGTTCACCCTGGCCTCCCACATCATTCTGGTGCCGCTCGGCGTCGCACTGCCCCTGATCACCCTGGTGATGCACCACCGCGGCCTCCGCCGCAACGACCCGGTGGCACTGCTCCTCGCCAGACGCTGGTCGGCGGTCATGGCGGTGCAGTTCGCGGTCGGCGTCGTCACCGGCACCGTGCTGTCCTTCGAGTTCGGGCTGCTCTGGCCGGGCCTGATGGGCAGGTGGGGCGGCGTCTTCGGGATCGGATTCGGCGTCGAGGCCTGGGCCTTCTTCCTCGAAGCGGTGCTCATCGCCATCTACCTCTACGGCTGGCGAAGACTGAAGCCCCGCACCCACTTCCTGCTCGGCCTGCCCCTCCCGGCTGCCGCCCTGCTCGGCGCGTTCGGAATCCTGGCGGCCAACGCGTGGATGAACACGCCCCAGGGATTCACCCTCGATGCCGCCGGCAAGCCCGTGGACGTCCACATCTGGTCGGCGATCTTCACCCCCATGTTCGGCCCCCAGTACTGGCACTTCGTCGTGGCGATGCTGGTCACCGCGGGGTACGTCGTCGCGGGCGTCTACGCCGTCGGCTGGCTGCGCGGCCGCCGCGACCGCTATCACCGGCTCGGTTTCACCGTGCCCTTCACCCTCGCCGCGGTGTTCACCCCGGTGCAGATGCTGCTCGGCGACTCCATCGCCAGGTCGGTCTTCCGCAAGCAGCCGGTGAAGTTCGCCGCGACGGAGATGGTCTGGCGGACCGACACCCACGTACCGGAGTACATCTTCGGCCGTCTGCACCCCGACGGAAGCATCTCCGGCGGCATCAAGATCCCCCAACTCGACTCCGTGCTGGCCGGGTTCCGGCCGGGTACCAGGGTGACCGGACTGACCTCGGTCCCGGCGAGCGACCGGCCGACGGCCACCCAGGCCACCCTCGCCCACTGGGCCTTCGACCTCATGGCCGTGATCGGCTCGCTGCTGCTCCTCCTCGCCCTCTGGTACGGCTGGTGCCGGCTGCGGCGCCGGAGGCTGCCCCGGTCGCCCTGGTTCTTCCGCGGTGCGGCGTGCGCGGGTGTCGCCTCCGTCGTCGCCGTCGAATGCGGCTGGATCACCGCCGAAGTGGGACGCCAGCCCTGGATCGTCTACCAGCACATGCGGATCGGCGAGGCGGTGACGGCGACCCGGTCGACCAGTCTGTGGATCATGCTCGGCCTGGTGATGGCGGTGTACGTGTTCATCTTCGGCTCGCTGCTCGCCGTGCTGCTCAAGATGCGTACCGGCTGGCGGCTCGCCGACGCGCGGCCGGCGGCGGGGGAGCGGCACGACGGGCCGGAGACCGACACCCCCTACGGGCCGCGCGCGCCGGTGCCGGCCGGCGATCCGCCGTCGCCCGGCGGGCCGGGGGCACCACAGGACGAGGACGGCAGACCGTGA
- a CDS encoding amino acid permease: MTHQTPPPPPRPTGPDDPGSEHLHRGLQPRHIQMIAIGGTIGVGLFLGSAQALHEAGPGLLITYAVAGVVVFFVMRALGELLVHRPVSGSFATYAEEFIGKWAGFATGWSYWLMWVVTGTAELTAAGIYVRYWWPEVPQWLPGLIALAILGVANLLAVRLFGEFEFWFAIIKVLTIVVLLLMAAAILIFGFGPLGKTASLSNIWTHGGFFPHGMAGPLLALQVVVFAFVGVELLGVTAGESKDPEKTLPSAVRRVIWRIALFYLGALTAVMALVPWNQLDPDVSPFVLVFAKVGVPAAAGVVNMVVLTAALSSCNSGVFSTGRMLFTLAGDRHAPAAFGKVSRQGVPAAGILASMAVMLLGVAANYFVPKEAFAYVTSVATIAAVFTWGIIVCAHLRYRAAVRAGRLRPVAFRMPLAPASNYFVLAFLGLVLVLLAFDAETRIALYVAPVWAVILVAGYRLTRRTRAAGRPGVPPDEEVPEPSRLT; this comes from the coding sequence ATGACGCACCAGACTCCACCGCCCCCGCCACGTCCCACCGGCCCCGACGACCCGGGCTCCGAGCATCTCCACCGGGGTCTGCAGCCCCGTCACATCCAGATGATCGCCATCGGAGGGACGATCGGCGTCGGGCTGTTCCTCGGGTCCGCCCAAGCGCTCCACGAGGCCGGCCCGGGTCTGCTGATCACCTACGCAGTGGCGGGCGTGGTCGTCTTCTTCGTGATGCGGGCGCTCGGTGAGCTTCTCGTCCACCGGCCCGTGTCCGGCTCGTTCGCCACCTACGCGGAGGAGTTCATCGGCAAGTGGGCCGGGTTCGCCACCGGCTGGAGCTACTGGCTGATGTGGGTGGTCACCGGTACCGCGGAGCTGACCGCGGCCGGGATCTACGTCCGTTACTGGTGGCCCGAAGTGCCCCAGTGGCTGCCCGGTCTCATCGCCCTGGCGATCCTCGGCGTGGCCAATCTCCTGGCGGTCCGGCTGTTCGGTGAGTTCGAGTTCTGGTTCGCCATCATCAAGGTGCTCACCATCGTCGTCCTGCTGCTCATGGCCGCCGCCATCCTGATCTTCGGCTTCGGGCCGCTGGGGAAGACCGCCTCGCTCAGCAACATCTGGACGCACGGTGGCTTCTTCCCCCACGGCATGGCCGGACCGCTGCTCGCCCTCCAAGTGGTCGTGTTCGCCTTCGTCGGGGTCGAACTGCTCGGTGTGACCGCCGGGGAGAGCAAGGACCCCGAAAAGACCCTTCCCTCCGCGGTGCGCCGGGTCATCTGGCGGATCGCGCTGTTCTACCTCGGTGCCCTCACCGCGGTCATGGCGCTGGTCCCCTGGAACCAACTCGACCCGGACGTCAGCCCGTTCGTGCTGGTCTTCGCCAAGGTCGGGGTGCCCGCGGCGGCCGGCGTGGTGAACATGGTCGTGCTCACCGCGGCGCTGTCCTCCTGCAACAGCGGGGTGTTCTCCACCGGCCGCATGCTGTTCACCCTGGCCGGGGACCGGCACGCGCCGGCCGCGTTCGGGAAGGTCAGCCGCCAGGGTGTCCCCGCCGCGGGAATCCTCGCGTCCATGGCCGTCATGCTGCTGGGTGTGGCCGCGAACTACTTCGTCCCCAAGGAGGCCTTCGCGTACGTGACGAGCGTGGCGACCATCGCCGCCGTCTTCACCTGGGGAATCATCGTCTGCGCCCATCTGCGCTACCGGGCGGCGGTGCGCGCCGGGCGGCTTCGGCCGGTCGCCTTCCGTATGCCGCTGGCGCCCGCGTCGAACTACTTCGTCCTCGCCTTTCTCGGCCTCGTCCTCGTCCTGCTCGCCTTCGACGCCGAGACCAGGATCGCGCTGTACGTGGCTCCGGTGTGGGCGGTGATCCTCGTGGCCGGCTACCGCCTCACCCGTCGTACCCGGGCCGCCGGCCGGCCGGGCGTACCGCCCGACGAGGAGGTCCCGGAGCCGTCGCGGCTGACCTGA